TAGTAATATTTTAGATTTTGATATGACTCAATCATATTTACTGTAGGTAGCGTAAGTTAGTTGTACCTGAACCAATACTCCAGTATTTGTCATCATATAGCTTGTTCTGCAGCTTCTTTTCAATCCCCGTGAGACCCAACTTTGCAAAAAACAATCCTAATTTGCATCCTGTACAGGTCCTAAACTGAAAAAGTCTAACACTACAAAGTCCAGCTCATTAGGCCCACGTATCTCTTGGTAGTATGCGTTGTGTCAGTATGATTATGGCATCTGCAGCCTCTGAAACATTGGAAAACTGTCCACGCATCTGGTCACCTACACAAGCTCACGCCAGCACATGACTAGAAAAATGTGTTCCTTCTTCATGTTAAAAAAAGTGAAAGACTCCAGAAAAAAGACATTCCCAAGCCAGAGTTAGTTTCGTAAGTGTAGCAAAAACACTACAAAAAGGCTTAAAGGGTTGCCAAACAGACATTGGGTCAAGATCATATATTGATAGACACGTTGGATTGTTTCCCTTCCAAATATGGACAACAAATTACTTACGTAACTTGTCACATTAAATGTCATAGATACATCCATTTTTTGAAATAATTGTAGTTTATGAGACCATTCATTTTAATGGTAAGTAGTACGGTTCTCTTCAAATTAAGCCAGAAAGGCCAACCAAATATTACTAAAAATGTGTTACATATTCTCTACATAGAAAACACTAAATAGTTTATCCTTAGAATAAAATactagcaaaaaaaaaaaaagttaaacatTTGGATTGGTCAAATTTATCAATTTGGCTATTTCAGATTAAATATGCCTTCATTTCAAATGTATACACATGTATATGCTTTTGATCCATTTATGTGATTTTAACATCAATTTCAgttaaaaatgttgtttttttccaTTGAAGCCCAATGTTTCATTTTTGCAACACTTCCAGCAGATTGTCTTTCAAATGTCAAAATCTAAGTTATTTTTACGAGGCGTTTTACAAGTCTTTCTGGCGAGTAATAGGTTTTTCCCCCCCTTCATTTGAATCTATGCTTGGGTCTCACAGGGTTAAATAGTGAGGCAACGGGTCATCACTTACTTCCCTGACTGATCAAAACGTGTTTTCAGCATGCCctttgtccctctgcagcaggcATATAGTGAGCAACACATTTGAAACTTCAAAAAAAAAAAGGCAAATGCATATAGAATTGTGAGAGTCGCACTACACATCTCAGCAACTACgcatcgtgataatatcgtatcgtgaggtctcTGGCAAGTCCCAGCCCTAATATGACTGGATAACATGAGACTTTGGTCAATAAGAGCAATCTCTCCACCATTGTCACATTCAAATTTGACTGCCTATAGCCATAAAACAGACTGCTAAACCAACACTATCGACTGAGTCCACTAACTAAGACATCAGTATATCTATAGGTTACATTCATATGCAATGCTACATATGTGAACATTAACAGAAATCAATAGATGACTGAAAACAGACTGAAGGGAGGTCATTGATCTGTCATCTTAACCTGAGTTTAGATCGTGACACACCCTGACTAACATACAACCGCCCCACCcaccttctacccccaagccataatacaGTTATAGTTATAACATCagcttgatcagaaatacagtgtagacattgttaatgttgtaaatgactattgtagctggaaactgatgatttttaatggaatatctacataggcgtgcaGAGGCCcaatatcagcaaccatcacttctgtatttcaatggcacgttgtgttagctaatccaagtcatatcatttttaaaaaggctcatttatcattagaaaatacttttcagctgtgctaacataattgcaactgttgtgctgattaaagaaatacaactggccttctttagactagctgagtatctggagcatcagcatttatgggttcgattacaggctcaaaatggccagaaacaacttTCCTCTGAAACTAGTCagtattcttgttctgagaaatgaaggttattccatgcgagaaattaaaAACCTCTTACGTATGTAGTACACAATAATGTATCTCGTCTGAGCCGCTTGAATTGccactccactttgtctctatactgacattttacctgtttgattgccttggagGATAATAAATACTctatattcggccatattcctagtcgccttgccatggttaaatgcagtggttcacgctttcagtttcgcgaatgctgccatctatccactgtTTCTGGTTACTTCCTGATAAACGCagtcaccgaatcagcatattcgtccatgttattctcagaggctacccggaacatatcccagtccgcgtgatcaaaacaatctcgAAGCATGgtatccgattggtcagaccagcgttgaatagacctcaactcaaacaggaagtacccgtggttctgcctataggaagggaggagcaaaatggagccgtggtcagatttgccaaaaggagggtggAGGCCTTGTATGCATCGTGGAAGTTAACGTAACAATGGTCGTGTTTTTCTAGCGCGAGTGCTGGTCGATAGAACTTCGGCAGCggtttcctcaaatttgctttgttaaaatcctcaGCGACATTAactgcagcctcaggatatatggtttccagatTTCATAAAGCCCAGTCAAATTACTTGAGGGAAGTCGTGGTGttggcttgggggggggggggggggacatacaCGGCTGTGACAAAAACCGCAGAGAATTCTCTCGGGAGAtaatatggtcggcatttgattgtgaggaattctaggtcaggtgaacaaaaaggactttagttcctgtatgttgttacaattacatctcatttacctcgtacccctgtacagcGACTTGGTGCCCGGTTTATAGAACCAAGTTAACGTCAGTCAGTGTGCGCTTATTCCTTGATTTCTAAAATATATTCTCTGCATTGTTCTGAAGGGCCCATAAGTAAACATTACTTTTAGTCAACACCTGTtatttatgaagcatgtgacaaacatttgatttgatacacacaGTTCAGGCTGGCTAGTACTTCGACGAGAGTTGCGGCCCGGGGCTGTGGATGGGACCACCAGGTGTCAAGCTGCAATCCAACCCCAGATGGTCAGTCCCACATCGGGGAGCCTTCCTCTCGCCATATCCCCTCCCTCCTGGAACTATGCATTGCTCAACAGTCCACGTCTGATCCCACTGCCAATCGTTACAACAGCAGTCACAAACCATGTCTTCACTTCGATAATGACACCGCCTTGTATGGAAGTAAACTACCAAGAGATCTGGCCCTAATTGGCACAGTTGGTAGTGACTGGCTCAAACCCTGCTGTGGATGTCCCACCTTAAATTGCTACACACCAACAGACCGATTATATAAACAATTACTGGGCAAAGCTTATTGCCAAGTCTGCAATGCTTTTATAATTGCCAGTGGTGTGATAGTAGTGACTTAAAACAAGTGTGCGATCACCAAAAGCACCAGTCACAGCAttaccacacccccccccccccagccttaATCTGTTTATAGGAGCAATCTCGACACCATCATTAATACCCATTTCCTCGTACCGTAATACACAGAAGAGCTACAGCTCCAATTAGGCTATCGCTAAAAAAAGGTCACCGACTTTGTGTCCTGTGCCAGACAGTTTACCATTAGCATGCACACGTCTTAAATATTTAGCTGCTAATGTCTGTTCCAGACAATTTGACTTGAGACCTTTTATAGTTTCATCTTGGACCGGGAGGATTACTGCATGGCAGGCAACCTAAACCACATACATGACCCCCAGGCCTTGGAGGATTGTTAAGATAGCAGCTCTATGTTTTTTGGTGCAATCTATAGGACATTTACTGCCACAGAAAAGCACTGTATACAATTAAGGACCCCCAGAAACCACGGTCACTAATGGCCTTCAGTCCTACAGAACAACTCGTGCTGTGGCCAACGTTCTACAGCAAGGCATCACGAGTCGACTAGGTTAAAACgttattttattttgaaaatctgtcgatgtgctctTAATTaagctcctgtaagtcgctctggataagagtctgctaaatgacaaatgtaCTATGAAAAAGAGTACACCATATCCAACTTGGCACAGGAGCTGGACAAAAAAAGATTTGGATGATATCTGCTCACGTTGGCTGTCCCACAAGTGTATTTTGAAACCAAGCTCTCTGCGGTCACAGTTGAAGATCACGTTTGCATCAAACATCGAGTGGATATGAATGTTTTTCTACGAATGAGTTCAGAGGCAGGACTCATAGGAGTCACAAATACACAAAATAAAATTGTGAATATACGAGAATGACTGTCCAACACAAGTTTCTCACCCTCAGCCAGGGAAAATAAATGTTATCTAAATTAATTCTAAGTAAGTATTCTGGCCAAGCTTCCTCTGTGTGTGCGTCAGGTGATTGCCTCAAGGACAGGCTGCATGGTGTGCGTTCGCTACGGCTATGAGATCAGATGTGTTTACACAATCAATTTAGATAAGCGGAAACAGCCTCGCTTTTACTGTCAGAGATATAGGTTTATAACAATGTGAATGGGCCCAATTCGCACTAGTAAAAGCACACACGTCTATAAAATGGGGAAGAACTTGGCACAGATGCTGCAGACATTCAGACAATGTTTTTAGCCCCCCTGTCAGATATTGAGCGTCGTAAACCAATTCTTCATTCAATTTGACCTTTGACACTAAGTGGCACCAAGACCACCACGGTATTGAAACACTTAAGCCCCCGATACAAACCAGTGGGGCTAAAAACCAGCGTCGCAAATCTAACTGGAACTCAATACATCCGTCAGAGAAGTGACATTCTTCATCTAAATAAAACCCACCGGGGTATAGTTCAGGGGTTAATCGATTGACTGCGAAACTGTAGAGACCACATTGGAGCCATCTCGTCTCTGGATGATCGCCTGTCAGAAACCCACTGGTCTTTGACCCTAATAGATCATaaaggtgtgcgtgtgtgtgtgtttgtgttgccgTCCACTAATCTGATATCTTCTTATCCAAGACCTATTAGAACAAAAGGGGACGAGTCCACAGTCAAAAGGGAAAAATTAATCTTACTAAACTCAGCAGAAAAAGAAATAGTCCTCAATGTCAACCTCGCTTACTTATCAGCAAACTCAATGTGGAAATATTTGTAGAAACATGAATCAACAACTAagaaactgaacaagttccacagacatgtgactaacggaTATTAAATAATGAGTTCCTGAACAAAGAGGGGGTAGagtgtcaaaatcaaaagtttGTCAGTatcagtgcatctcctcatggactgcaccagatttgccagttcttgctgtgagatgttacctcactcttccaccaagacattcctgtcttgcaggaaatcacccactgaacgagcagtatggctggtggcattgtcatgctggagggtcatgtcaggatgagactgcaggaagggtaccacatgagggagaaggatgtcttccctataatgcacagcgttgagattgcctgcaataacaagcgcagtccgatgatgctgtgacacaccgccgcagaccatgacggaccctccagcacgatcctgctccagagcacaagcctcggtgtaacactcatccctgcgacgataaacgtgaatccgactaTCACCCATGgcgagacaaaaccgcgactcatcagtgaagagcactttttgccattgTTGCCAggaatgtctggtgaggacctaccttacaacagccctcagtccagcctctcagcctattgcggacagtctgagcactgttggaggtattgtgcgttcctggtgtaactcgggcagttgtcatcctgtacctgttccgCAGGTGTGACGTTCggctgtaccgatcctgtgcaggtgttattaCACTTAGtgtgccactgcaaggacgatcagttGTCCGTCCCGTCTCTCTGTAGCGCTgccttaggcgtctcacagtacagacattgcaatttattgcccaggccacatctgcagtcctcatgcctccttgcagcatgcctaaggcacattcacagatgagcagggaccttgggcatctttcttttggtgtttttcagagtcagtagaaaggcctctttagtgtcctaagttgtcATCACTGACCTTAATTGCATACCaactgtaagctgttagtgtcttaacgaccattccacaggtgcatgttcattaattgtttatggttcattgaacaagcatgtttaaacactttacaatgaagatctgtgataTTATTTGGATTATCTTGCAAAGacggggtcctgaaaaagggacagtTTTCTAAGTGTTCCAATTCAGGACAGCGTGTAGGTGTTACTCACAGGGTGGATGTCTATGAAAAGTCCGTGTTCGCCCTCAGTAGGCTGAAGTCCCTGTACGTAGtccagcagcacagggtcagcaTTGTAGAAGTGGGGTTGGGAAATGAACACTGGGGCGTCTAGAACACAATATTAATACAACGTCACCTTGACTTGTACCATCATACATTTCCTTTTTTATTAACAagcacactaccgttcaaaagtttgtgggtcacttgggggagggggggggggggacaagaatttctatgaaaacatacatgaaatgagtcacaaaatgaataggaaatagtCAAGATGTTAACAAAGTTATGAAATATTTGTATTTAAATAATTGTGAACTTCAAACtctgctttcgtcaaagaatccatCATTTGCAgccctttggcattctagttgtcaatttgttgaggtaatctgaagagattttaCCCCacaagcacctcccacaagttggaggGGCATTTATGTACCACACGGTCAAGCTgttcccacaacagctcaatagggttgagatctggtgacagtgctggccactccattatagacagaatatcagctgactgcttcttccctaaatagttattccAAAGTTTGGACCTGTGCTTTGGCTCATTCTCCTTGTCTAGGaagaaattggctccaattaaagCACCGTCCACAGGGGATGGTATGGAGTGAGCCTTCCTCAAGTTcacttttaccctgtacaaatctcactttaccaccaccaacacACCCCCAGACCaccacattgcctccaccatgcttgacagatgtcATCAAGCACTCATCCAGCATCTTTATTTTTTCTGCGTTTTGAAAATGTTCTTCTTCGTGAGccaaacacctcaaacttagatttgtctgtccataacgccccccccccccctctaatattcctctgttcagtgtgtgttcttttgcccatcttaatcttttctttttattggccagaaTGAGATATGGCCAACATCCCGGAGACACCGCTTCACTGTTACTagttaatgaagctgccagttgaggacttgtgaggcgtccgtttctcaaactagacactataaTGTGGACAAGCGGTTGAATCATAACTTCGTTTGAAATCAGGGACGGGCAACTGGTGGCCCAAATTTCGTAGGCATGTGGATAAATtctgagagttagaatagtagaatttTGAAATTTGGACGTGCAACAGcagtttctcttgttatgtcagtaaATCAATAATCCCATGTCAGCAAGAAAAAAAATCTGGCTAGACTAATATACAAATCTATCCTAGCTTTTATTAATCATGGTTGAATAACAGCCTGTCGGGCCCCAGTTGATTTAGTTAATCACGCAATCAGATATCACATTGAAAACTGCAAGCATTTATCGTCACCcgatagcaaaatgtgtagaattgcatacAAATTtgttacaggctttggtttttccatttataATTTCGAGGTTGGACGCTAGCGGGCCGATGGGTGTCACCTCATTAGTCAGAACGTGTTATACTTCTGCTGGTTTGTCATCTTGTTAGTGGAAAGTGTTTCAGTgttggcccaggtgatatttaagagtggctggcccagtacTCCAGGTGtcttgagagatgtggagggttaacaccTTTAGTCAAGCTACAATTCGGCGCCAAGTGCTCATGTGATCTTGAGATGTGATGTTCTATGGGGCGCTATTGGGAACATAAGTGTGTAATGACTCGTGTTGTCGTCTCATGCCCAAGTGTTTCTACAATGTGTTTATACAGCGGCATGGCTCCTCTGTGTGCGCCATACTTCCTCCTCCAGTCTGTTTACCAGACGAGGCATGTCGGTTATGACTAACAGGGTAAACGGCAGCGAAATGTGTGCTCAGAAACATCTACTCACTTAGAAATAATTACTCCAGTCATCATTCAGTTCCTATTGGGCAAAAACAAAAAACTACAAATCGCATGTTTGTAGAGTGACAAGCTTGATGTTGTCGTCGAGtcctaggaatatgggaccaaatacttagcATTTGACTATTTTAATACACTAGAGAATTTGTCCAAATATTTATGACTTCCTCAAATGGGACTTAATACATAGTGAATTCATGTCTAAAAAGTAAaacatatgtatgaaaataccctcaaataataATTAGGTGACATTCTGTCCGTACTGTCACCTGATATGAATCATTTGATCTCATATTCAAAATGCTGAAGCCAAACTACAAGTTTAAGCTCCACTGTCTAAATAAATACGTAGGGGAGTGTATATGCATCTGTACTCACTGGATCGACAGCTGCTGACGTTGAGGAGGCCAGATTGTCTGCAGGGACAGAAGCCCTCATTGGGAGCGTAGTCTGAGCCATTAGCAAACATAGTCTTAGGAGCCACAAAGCGATAGAGGGGAATCCCTTTCATTATCCCCTCACGCTGATACACCAGCTCCAAAGACctatagagagtgtgtgtgagggaaagggggatacctagtcacaacgcattcaactgaaatgtgtcttccacatttaacccaacccttctgaatcagaggtgcggggggggggctgccataatccaCATCTTCGGCTCccggggaacagtgagttaactgcctgacTCGGGGcggaacgacatatttttaccttgtccgctcggggattcgatccagcaacctttcggttactggcccaacgctctaaccacgaggccacTGCGTGAGTGTTGGAAAGCGTGCGTACCTGCAGGCGTCAGGACTGTAGAACGGCAGTGTGGACTCTTTGGTCATGAAGGGCGGCCACATTTGTCCTGCTGTGCCGTTGATCATGTTACACTGGGGCGTCTTCCAATACATcaactagagagacagaaggttAACATCCGTTACACATTGAGCCTCTTTCTAGAGCGAGAAAGAATGGATGTCACCCGCACACCTCTGATTCATAGAGGTTGGGGTTGAATGCAGAGGAcccatttcagttgtacaacagactaggtatccccctttcccaattGTAAAAAGGACCCCATGAAAACAAAGGGCCCAGATTTGTTTTCACTCAACTGTGCTTCTAACTGCCCCTCTCAAACCAATCTGTAAAGGTGAAAGGTCATGGCTGTGTGATCCCTAAACTCCAGACAGCTCACCTTGGTCAAGCCGTTCCATGAGTTCACTTTGTGAATCAGTCGGATGTCATCCTTCCCAGTGTGGACGGTGAACATACCAGTGTTGGAGTTGTTGAACTGATGGGAGAAAACGGAAGGATTGATATTTAACCAGTCACCAGTCACAAAAAAAAAACTAGACAGCCAACTTAAACAGGCTGTAGATAAGGGATACTTTAATATTATTTGAAAAGGTTgggtcacaaacacacacttcctATGTGGCACAAGTCCGGATGGATAGTAATTTACCAGCGTAGTAACAGTGGCAAACGACTGCCCCCTCATTGAAGCTCCCAACTGTTGCaacggtctaaagcactgcatctcagtgctagaggtatcactatagacaccctggttcgattctaggctgtatcacaaccggccgtgattgggagtcccataggtcggcgcacaattggcccagctcgTTCGTCaatataaataagaatttgttcttaactgacttgcctggttaaataaaaggttaaaatattttttaaatgtaaaaaagcCAAAGTTTAAGGCTGACCTCAGTACTGCAGGCATGGTTAACAGAAAACAGGAACTCCCATTAGAGTGAATAGAAAAAATGCCAATCTTCGTGGCCAATCTAAATAAAAACGTTTGAAgacaatcatggtaccaataattgcttctaATACACCAGATAAGGTTCTTGAACAGattattttttatatacattaagaccccccccaccacacagaaGTTAAAGGATTACTTTGATGCCAATTGAAGCCTTGAACTTGAGTTACTCaatggagggggcagcactgagctagcctgcaaaGTCACTTCCAGGAGTAACTCAATACTGCACATATTAGGTCTCCATGAAAACAGCATCTTAACAGAGCATTGAAGCCGAATAAAGTCGGTTAAATCTTTacggccaggtcgcagttgcaaatgagaacaagttctcaactagcctacctggttaaataaaggtgaaataaataaaaaaaagtagGAATGAGAGGTGTgatggctttgtccattcataCATAGTCATTGCTCACTACCCATGCGACCCCAAACTGTTCAAACCGTCCCCTGGGGATGGAGTGTGGATGTGGTCATGTGTCCATCTACGTTCCAACACTAAACTACCTCCAGGGGGATGAGGCCACTAGGCACATTATTTGGCTTGGATAACTACAAGATTTAGATAGCTGGTAAGCCTATCTAACACTTGACCGactggacatttctgacatgGTATTAACAGTGCTTTAAGGTCTGCCTGTGAATGAACACACTCGGGGAAACTGCACTAGCGAACCTGACTGAGGCCTTGATTAAATTAGATCAAGCATTAAAGGGATACCGGGAGATCCTAGCCATTGTTTTGCTACTTACTCAGAGTAGAGATGAACTTGTGAATCGCATTTTTTATGTCTCCGTGTGAAGTGTGAAGTGTGAAGGAAGAACGAGGTGGTTTCGCAAGCCAATGccaactagcgttagcacaatggcGAAGTCCAAAGGTACCCGTAGACCCATATGCTACTGTACCCGTAGACCCATAGGCTACTGTACCCGTAGACCCATAGGCTACTGTACCCGTAGACCCATAGGCTACTGTACCCGTAGACccataggctactgtacctgTAGACTTCCGGTCATTGTGCGCGCGCATCTcctccacccactcactcacctcAGAGAAGAGGCCAAACTTGCCAGTGGAGGGCAGCATCCCAGGGAACCACTTATTGAGAAAGTCCACCAGCTTGCTGTCGTAGCCCCACATCAGCTCCCCTACAGACTTGGTGAGGAAGGGTCCCTCCTTAAAGCTCTTAAAGGTGGCACTGAGCAACAGACGCACCGCGTGTGGCATGTTTTCCATCATCACCGCCGCACCCTGGAAgacaagaggggagagggaacagaggatgggAGAAACGGGATGAAGcgggggagagatgaggggggcAAGGAGATAGGAGTCagttcatagtgtgtgtgtgtgtgtgtgtgtagcagtgccGTCTTACCAACACCAGCATGTTAGGGATGGTGACCACATCCGACTCGTTG
The Oncorhynchus gorbuscha isolate QuinsamMale2020 ecotype Even-year linkage group LG20, OgorEven_v1.0, whole genome shotgun sequence DNA segment above includes these coding regions:
- the LOC124006830 gene encoding scavenger receptor class B member 1-like isoform X2, encoding MNKSKLAIGLFVAGTLTAVFGLVILFVGPIIIDDQIVKNLVIDPENEVSYTIWKDIPVPFFMSVYFFNILNPTEFLAGENPMVEQRGPYVYRKRLQKQNITFHPNHTVSYLEYRSYFFEPSMSVGNESDVVTIPNMLVLGAAVMMENMPHAVRLLLSATFKSFKEGPFLTKSVGELMWGYDSKLVDFLNKWFPGMLPSTGKFGLFSEFNNSNTGMFTVHTGKDDIRLIHKVNSWNGLTKLMYWKTPQCNMINGTAGQMWPPFMTKESTLPFYSPDACRSLELVYQREGIMKGIPLYRFVAPKTMFANGSDYAPNEGFCPCRQSGLLNVSSCRSNAPVFISQPHFYNADPVLLDYVQGLQPTEGEHGLFIDIHPETGVPLNVSIRLQLNLYMKKVSGITETGKISEVVMPMIWFEENGYMDGAIVKMFHTNLVLLPMVMVYMQYCFLGLGLATVLGAVLLHYSGKIIKCERTVIPDASVSTSSSEQTPLIQDHMD